The following proteins are co-located in the Sandaracinaceae bacterium genome:
- the lnt gene encoding apolipoprotein N-acyltransferase, translating into MPLLRSTLLAAFAGIFLGLSAAPHEVPFGPVLFAPLFGVALGLAPSLDTVKQGVRHGLLVGLAAGAACNALVLYWVVGLMQDFARFPWIAALLVGVLLWAGQAGPMMFAGAVAGGLRARGVPLAVGVPVALTVGFAFVWQLFPWHPAVGMLPFLPWVQAADLAGQSLLDALLFAGGTLLCAVFDTPLGRAPRTRRARMGMVLGAALCLGLPAVYGAIRLPEVRAARAAAPTVQVGVVQPNVGIFEKHDRRYFRMQIDVLRRQTREVEAAGAEVVIWPETAYPYGFARGASTDRNGPFAVLRDGVRGPVLVGTATYGDGCETWNSVLALQADGRVTGQSDKVELLYFGERVPLWEVLPPLQWAFECPGVYPGEAPGVLNLGGADIGVLNCYEDVLDHYGRAVVQEHPDYLVNVTNDAWFGDSSEPVLHHMVARMRSIETRRDLVRAVNTGVSGHIAATGENLVLTETFVPATFVTTVAKLGAAEGTIGRTVYVRIGRAFEWLCLALLLGLVVWARRSRPEPNKGVSESPQTGSSDSGRATEEAVAKGV; encoded by the coding sequence GTGCCCCTCCTCCGCTCGACGCTCCTCGCCGCCTTTGCCGGAATCTTCTTGGGCCTCTCCGCGGCGCCGCACGAGGTCCCCTTTGGCCCGGTGCTCTTCGCCCCGCTGTTCGGGGTGGCGCTGGGCCTCGCGCCCTCGCTCGACACGGTGAAGCAGGGCGTCCGTCACGGGCTGCTCGTGGGCCTCGCCGCAGGCGCGGCGTGCAACGCCCTGGTGCTCTACTGGGTCGTCGGTCTCATGCAGGACTTCGCGCGCTTTCCATGGATCGCGGCGCTGCTGGTGGGCGTCCTGCTGTGGGCCGGGCAGGCCGGTCCCATGATGTTCGCCGGTGCGGTCGCGGGCGGGTTGCGGGCGCGCGGTGTGCCGCTCGCCGTGGGGGTGCCCGTGGCTCTCACAGTGGGCTTCGCGTTCGTGTGGCAGCTGTTCCCGTGGCACCCGGCCGTGGGTATGTTGCCGTTCCTGCCGTGGGTGCAGGCGGCGGACCTCGCCGGGCAGTCGCTCCTCGATGCGCTGCTCTTCGCGGGCGGGACGCTGCTGTGCGCCGTGTTCGACACTCCCTTGGGGCGGGCCCCCCGTACACGCCGCGCGCGCATGGGCATGGTGCTCGGCGCGGCCCTGTGCCTCGGGCTCCCGGCCGTCTACGGAGCGATCCGGCTGCCCGAGGTGCGCGCCGCCCGGGCAGCCGCCCCAACCGTGCAAGTGGGGGTGGTGCAGCCCAACGTGGGCATCTTCGAGAAGCACGACCGCCGCTACTTCCGCATGCAGATCGACGTGCTGCGCCGTCAGACGCGGGAGGTGGAGGCAGCCGGCGCGGAGGTGGTGATCTGGCCCGAGACCGCGTACCCGTACGGCTTCGCGCGCGGGGCGAGCACCGACCGCAACGGACCCTTCGCCGTGTTGCGAGACGGGGTGCGTGGACCGGTGTTGGTCGGCACCGCGACGTACGGCGACGGATGCGAGACCTGGAACTCGGTGCTGGCGCTGCAGGCCGATGGGCGCGTCACGGGGCAGAGCGACAAGGTGGAGCTGCTCTACTTCGGGGAGCGCGTTCCGCTCTGGGAGGTCCTGCCCCCGCTGCAGTGGGCGTTCGAGTGTCCGGGCGTGTATCCGGGCGAAGCTCCTGGGGTCCTGAACCTCGGCGGCGCCGACATCGGCGTCCTGAACTGCTACGAGGACGTGCTGGACCACTACGGACGCGCGGTGGTGCAGGAGCACCCCGACTACCTGGTGAACGTCACCAACGACGCGTGGTTCGGCGACAGCAGCGAGCCGGTGTTGCACCACATGGTGGCGCGCATGCGCAGCATCGAGACGCGCCGCGATCTGGTGCGGGCCGTCAACACGGGGGTCAGCGGGCACATCGCGGCCACGGGTGAGAACCTGGTGCTGACCGAGACCTTCGTGCCGGCCACCTTCGTGACCACCGTCGCCAAGCTGGGTGCCGCGGAGGGGACCATCGGGCGCACCGTGTACGTCCGGATCGGGCGTGCGTTCGAGTGGCTGTGCCTCGCGCTGTTGCTGGGCCTGGTGGTCTGGGCGCGGCGATCGCGTCCCGAGCCCAACAAGGGTGTGTCGGAGAGCCCACAGACCGGGTCCAGTGACAGCGGACGGGCCACGGAAGAAGCCGTAGCCAAGGGCGTTTAG